The genomic stretch TTAAGATATAAGGCCATGGTGTTATAGCCCTCGTCCAACGATCCGAAGATCACGTCAATCGGAGTCCCTATGAACAAATGGCGAACAAAATATGGAAAGTACATAGAGAATAGCAACCATTGCCCCACCCATACCGTATGGTCGTACTGGGCTCCGTTGGTTTCGTTTTGTCAAACAaaacaacatttgtgaagacccgATGGGCATATTCGGCCCCGAGCTCCGGCGGTTCACGAAACGGATCTCCAAAATGCCTATTTAAAGAggggaaccctagccgccttCAAGAACACGCCACACACGCCTCACACGCCTCTGGGGCAGAGCCCTACTGCTCCGCCACCTCCATATCCGCCTCccacctccaagatcaagatctcctCCAACACCTCCACAAGATCAAAGcaagagaaggagagggagaCGTCCCTATCTTCACTGCGAGAATCGttgatcatcatcatctccaacagcatctccacctctctctctctctctctccctttttTATATTTTGTATTTGTAAGATTGAACATGATGATCTCCATGAATTAATATTTGTATTTATATTTATCTATGTTTGATTAATTGATTCGGTTCTAGGTTAGGTATGATCTAGTATGCAATATTAGACTTTGTGTTTCATCTATTATGTATTACTCTCTCTCTCTTCACATGACAAAGAGGAGGTAGATGAGTTCATGTGATCTTTTAGCCGGAGTGTATTATTGAGTTGTGTAGTGACAACATGAGTTTGAAAGTACTAACGCCTTATGACAACCGATAACCTTTAAGAGGAGAACGTTTATTTAGTGTAATTCCAATAGATGGCTACATAATTGCTCCTCTAGTAGTAGTGAGACCAAAAGTCTAGACATTGTCTTTTATTCTATTCAATTCTACAAGTACAACCCATCTCATTTACTTCTTTCTTGTTTAGGTCTTTATTCTTAGTTACTTCAAACCTCTCTCAAATCATTGCCATTCTAGTAACCTATAGAGTAGACTTTTCCAAACACCATTCTAGGAGCGCACGTGGCTGCACTGACAACGTGGGTGCGGTGTTGTGTGATTGGCATTTGCAAAGCATTCATGGAATGAACTTTCTAATAAATAGTTGTTGCTACAAGTACTGCAATAACTCTGTTGTTGATCGCATGAACCCATACATCAACTTGGcgtcgttgtcggggagcatagcgtTAGTTTATTACCTACCCACTCACACATAATTTATTTCCTTTTGTTTCCATTATATTATTGTTTTTATTTATAgtgaaaataataaaaaagttATAAAACAAAATTCTATAAAAACTGtttctactaatcatgtcttccaaGATGTTGCTAGAACATATGCAACTTGCattggaggagaagggattcgagGAATTCCTACACATggctgccgaagaagaagacggtGTTTACAACGAAGAAGAACACACAACTAGTAATGAGGCGCATGTATGCAAaatgtattatcaagtaatatgttGTTCTCACACATTATGTGCTTCTTATGAAATAATATGTCCTAAATGTATGTGTGTCGGGCATTTTTCTTTCAGTGTTCTCATACTTATGATGAATCATTGGCGTCTTTCTAAATTAATGATGCTAATAGGAAATTATAAAATATGTTCTTTATGAAGGTGCAGATGAGCTAACCGAAAAATTATGATGCTTATAATGAGTAGTGATGATGAATTTTTACAAATGGCATATGAAACCTTGCAATATATTGTTGAATATTGCCAGGAATATCTTAGTGGTAATGCACTTGTCATAGAGAGTAATGAATACTGCAAATTTGTAGTTCCCAAAAATAACCATTTGTAGGATTCACAAGACAAAGAGGAGGAATGCCAAGAAGGTGAGGTTGACAACGAGTTGCACACTACAAATGCTATGATTGTTTATGATGCCTCTATCTTTGGTGATGATTCTTGTAATGCTAAAACTAATTATAATTTATATGCGGAGGCCTCGTGCCTAGATACTCATGAGGAGAGCATTACTAATGATGAACTAGAGATAGAACCTTGCTATGAATCTTTCGATGCTAATATGTAGGAATTTCATGTTGCAAAGGAAGAAAACTATGAAATTTTTCCTTCCAATGGTAACCAAGGTAAAAGTTTGAAGATTATATTTCAACCTCTAATCTTTTCATTGCACCTACAACAGGGGAGGTCGTCGCTGGGGAAGAGGAGGTAAGGGCTATGATTCGATGCTCCTCGTTTCAATTCCTTTGATGGGGCGGTTGAAGATGGAGAGGCGCGCGGATGTAACAGAGGGGAGGGGAGGATGGCCGGCGATGTGCCTCGCCCGAGTACGGTGAAGATGGAACTATCGAATGCAGTGGTGCGGTAGCGGTGACGTGAGGTGGTGGAGAGAGACATAGTCAACATAACATATTTGGAATAATTAAGATTCTTTGGGGGTATTTTTAGATTATTTATTTGAACTGACAAGTGGGGCCCGATCCAgatcggaaaattgatcttgataGATGGGCCGAGGCTGTCAGAATTCTGTCAAGTCATGTTTAGGAAAGGTTTAATATTTAATGAGAAACGAAAAAAAGTGGTAGATTTTTGCTCTGAAACATAAAATGATACCAAAATAAATATTTAGCCCAAAAaaatggtggttttatgctacaaCTCTCGAGTGTGGCActttgtagctcgagctacatgtagcctgtttttccaaaaaaaaatggtATTTCATAGTTTCAAAGAATTATGAACAAAGATAGATAATGTTGTACTCTACCACtgtgaaaaaaaaaaacaatacgaAAGACTGCGCATTTTGGGTTGTGCAAAATTCATAAATTTGTGGATCTGAACAGTATAGATTTTGAAACCTTTAAAATTGGTCAGAATTTCTCATTTTTCTGTAGCCTCGAATATAATGTATTTGATCCTGATATTTTGCACAGTAGTAAAGTACATCATTGCTTAagaattttttttcagaattttttgaaattttaaatatTGAATTCGAATTTTGTAAAAAAAGAGAGccatgtagctcgggctacatttGGACTTTCAGTACAACTCTGTGTACATGAGATTTTAAGAAAGAATTGCTGGTAGTttctttttagtttcagaaacgcGAAGGAGCTACGGTAAGCCTTTGTATCCAGATCACTGGAGTGATGGGCAGACAGTGTGGAACAAACAAGTCGCGGTCTCGCAGCACGAGCTTGGTGGCTTCGTTCCCGTGTCGATCGTCGATCTCGACAACTCCGTATACAAATTGGAGCGCTTGGGGTTGGCGGGCGCCCCCACTGCCCATCCTCCGTTGGCATCAACGGAGACACCTCGGTCGGTGGCGCGTCGCTCTTCCTTAACTGCAACCTCCTCGCTCACTCGCTCGCTCGCCCGCCCGCCTCCCTTTCTCTCTCACGCATCTTCGTCTCTGCTTTCaatttcatggtgcgccactcctcctccaccccttccCTGCTCCTTCGCTCGTGACGTCGGCCAAGATCCACCTGTCGCCGCAGGAGCTCCTCCGTTCATATATACGAGCGAGCTACACCAGCCGCGGGATGTGAGTTCTCGCCGGccgtgctctcctctcttcttggtTCTTGATTCGCCATTGCTGGCTTCACTAAGCTCCGTCCGTGCGCTAGGTGAATACTGACGATGACGCAttcgtgatgctgctgctgcgtAGGAGTCAGCAGCCGGGGAACGACCTGCCGGAGCTTCTCTGGCAGAACGGCCCGGCGCTCCAGCGGACGGCGGCGGCACCGTTCCCGCCattcgccagcagcgccgccggcaCCAGCACCAGCGGCAGGGCACCGGAGCTCACCACGCACCACCCGGCATCCGCGACGGCCATGCGCGACCTCCTCGGGGCGCCGGACGACGACGCCGTGCCGTGGCTGCATTACCCCGTCATGGGCGGcgtggacgacgacgacagcgacacGGCCCCGCTGCCCCCGGAGTACTGCTCCACCTTGCTCTCCGGCTACCCCGACCTCCCCGCTGCGGTGGCGGGCAGAGACGCCGGAGGGGCGCCGTCGACGTCCCACTGCGCGGTCGCCGTTCCGCCTCCGATGCCGGAGCCGGCGGTTCCCAGGCATCAGCAGCAGCAGGCTCGGCCGAGCGGCGAGGGCATCATGAACTTCACCTTCTTCTCGAGGCCCCTGCAGCGCGCACCGCCGCCAGCCAACGAGAGGGCGTCCGCCGCGGCCGCGCCGAGCAACCCCGTGGAGTCGACGGTGCTGCAGGCGTCGGCGAGCCGGCTGAGGAGCACCCCGCTCTTCTCCGAGCAGAGGATGGCGTGGTTGCAGCCGCCCAAGGACTCGCGCGCCACGGTGGCCCCTGTaccaccaccgcctcctccgccgacGCCGCCGGTCCCTATCCGGCAGGGAGAAGCGTCTGCGGCGTTGGCTCACAGAGTACAACCGGAAGCGAGGGCGGCTCTTGAGAGGGCGCCGCCTCAGCCGCCCGCGACGGCGACGACCTCATCGGTCTGCTCCGACAATGTTGACCGGAGCCagctgaagaggagcagcagcagccaccAGGCTCCGGAGTGGTCCGTCAGTCAGGAGGACGAGGTAATTAAGCTATGGCATGACATGCATGGTCATCACCATCACGCAGCCATTGATCCAATCTTGTGTTTCTTTCTTGTGTGGTTCACAATTTAACACCAATGCAAACGTGTTGTGCTGTCCGCAGGATcttgacgatgaggccggcgggcTGAGAAGGTCGGCGTCGAGGAGCACCAAGCGCGGCCGCACCGCCGAAGTGCACAACATGTCGGAGCGGGTACTTGCGTCTCTTCTTGCGTCCAATGCGTTTACGTATCTGCGTTTGTGGTTGCTAAATCGGTATGAGATTGCTATGTCAGAGGAGACGGGATCGGATCAACGAGAAGATGCGCGCCCTGCAAGAACTCATCCCCAATTGCAACAAGGTAGATACCCATTGATCATCTCTGAGGAAAGAGACCAATTTTATCTGAACTGGATAACATAAATTATTTTCGGTGCTGTAGATTGACAAGGCGTCGATGCTGGAGGAAGCCATCGAGTACCTGAAGACCCTACAACTCCAGGtgcagatgatgtcgacgatgggGACGGCCGGGCTGTGCATGCCACCGATGCTGGCAATGCAGCACATGCAGATGCAGATGCCGCCCATGGCgcacttccaccaccaccacctcggcCCCATGGGGTACGGCATGGGCGCCTTCGAcccgcgcctcgccgccgccgccgctggtgcgGCCCAATTCCCATACCCGATGATCCCCGGCATGCCCATGTTCGGCCACGGCCCCGCGATGCCTTCCCCCGCGCCGCCCTTCCCCCAGCAGGCGGCTGCTGCGGGCGCTCAGATGGCCGCCGGCGATGACGAGGCCGCCGCCCAGGCCGAGCAGCAGACGTCGGGCGACCATCCGCAGGTCCCAGGAGCAATGTAGCTAGCTTGACAATGTAGCAGCTCTAGCATGCACGTCGATGGCGGAGCTGCAGCCTGACTCTGTACTTCCAGCGATTTTGCCCAGTCGATCTGCTGTAGCTGTAACTTTGTGAAACTGTAGAATGGTTCACTGTTACTGCTTCTTCAGCATGTCAGAAGATAGGCCGGGATACAgtggctgctgctgttgctggagAGGATCAATGGATCACGATTGCTTTTGATAGCGGCCGCGGTATTCTATCCTGACATACATGACCTACCCATTGTCTGCTGCAGCAGCAGAATTCATTGCTGGATTGCTGGTGCTGCAGACAGGCGTCCATCCGAAGTCTGCTAGCGTTGTTCATGCACATGCATCAATGCATCATGGAGCATTTTGTGGCTGCAGCTTTGACGTGGCACGAGCTCTAATTCATGTCTCATCAGCTAGCTTGTGGGTGGTAGCGTGCGTCAGGACTGTACCAGAGATGCTTCCATCACATCGTCCGCAAAGATGTTCTCCACGCAGGGGAGCAAAGCAGACCCCAATGGATTTGGATGCGACACAAGGACGTCTTGGCTCCAATGGTGCCTTTGAGAGCATATCCACGTGCCCTTaggccatctccagcggcgcgacgcatttcggacgcccagaagtggtcgcgagcgtccgtttgcgtcgtcccgcggacatattttgttcgctcgtccgtttgcgtctgggtgtgctcccaccggggcggcCCATTTTTTTAAATTGCAACATAGTAAAAAACAttgaaagtagtacataaaaatgcataaaaattatacaaagtagatctataagcctagactacttgcttcctgacgggccggcaccgtcgttgcgtcgctccgtcgcctgcttctccgccgcctcccgcgcgaccgctatggctcggtgcgccgccgcgtcctcttgcgtgCACCGCTccggcctcgcgttggcggcctcgtcctttagcgtctcgaaagactcgacgagggcccgctgctccgccgccttctcctccggtgtCGGCGCATCGGGGTCATCGGatgaccaagatatctccgagtcgcgAGTCCTCGGCCGCACGGCACCGCCGCCGCGCGCTGCCATTCcgctcggcgtccaacgccgcgtggcctCGCCGAGCCTCCTCCtcgtgcttccttctccgcttcagccagggccgcgACGTCCCCGACCGGCGCGGAGGAGATCGGTGCTATCTTCGGAGTCGACCTCCTCGAGGAGCTcgacgccggaggaggtggagtgggacgtgaaggtggaggtggaggcgcggcgcccggccgcgTCCCGGCGCCGCTCATGGTGGATCTCGCTGGAGGAAGCGGCGCTAcagcagcggcggctagggtttgtggggaggagatgagatgctcgcgcccccgtATATAGCGCgaggcaggcgacggccgcgccacgcgtggcatcgccattactacgtgcgcagaggtaggcgacggccgcgagccacgcgaggcatcgccattaacgcggccgcagcaccgccgaagcgacgcctcggcgccgcatcggcggagaagacgcatcgacgctgcgcacgctcgcggaagccgaggcacgccattaacacggccctgcaaaggctgcagcgtgccgcccggaagtaatgccgcggaagatgaagcagttgtgccgctgccaggcgggcccgcgcgaggaccgagcggacactcggAGCGACCGACGAGCgctcgcggagacgcaaaccccggcgcatatttgggccaggtttgcgtctccgcggacggcccggtcactttgcgtcaccccgctggaacaggccccagacgcatttccggtcacggcggacacaaacggtcgctcagcgtccgtttgcgtcgcgccgctggagccgtTTGGTCGGcccttttggtcgaaatcgaccgcgcgtccgtttgcatcgggggttgctccagcggcacgacgcattttttaggacgaatcatttttttaaaacatgaaacataatttacatacttaaaacatttaaaaaaaaaactaaacgcctactgctgctcctcgtcgctgtgctgctcctcgtcgctgtcgagcacgatgatctCCGGTATGAcccacggccagtagccatccgggggagcgtacgccgggcgcgccgccggtactcgaggttgaggaggttgcggccgtggcggcggtggaggcgcctgtggctgcggccgtggcggcggcgaggcgccCGGTGgctgcggccgtggcggcggtgcgGAGGCGCCTGCGACAcaaggccgtggcggcggtggaggaggcgcccagtggataaggccgtggcggcggtggaggaggcgccgccgactccGTGAGCACCTGTCGAGCAGCTTCATCCGCCGAcgagcccggcggcatgacggcggtggcgtagcggggcagcggcggctgcgataggcgcgtcgtactcgggagacgaggacggcgaccttcgccatctcgtcgtccgtcatgttctccgggaaatCGAAGTTCCGGccttccgccatggcctgctgccattcgtggaagacgacagcgcgacgtagtcgtcgctgtcgtccttcacctcctcgctatggtacgcgagcgcctcgacgagtcgtcgtcgtcgtcgtacgcgACGTAGgctttgtcgtcgtcgtcgtcctcgcggtcgtcggtgtcgttgtgctgcgtctgctaacgtcgcgtcggcgcctgctggcgacgcgtcggcgcctgctgtcgacgagccgcgccattgatggcgaaggctgaggCGCAGACGCGGAGAAgctgaccgccgaagcggtgccctcggtgtagactcgctgccaggcgggcccggtggagacgcgagcggacactttgcgcgtccgcgcagcgtccgcagagacgcaaacctggcgcatatttgggccaggtttgcgtatcCGCGGACGGCcctgtcactttgcgtcgcgccgctggagagggtgccagacgcattgtcggtcaaagcggacgcaaacggtcgctcgtttgcgtcgcgccgctggagatgcccttaaaacACCGTCCGGATGTTTGGTGTCGTTTTTGGTCGCGTCTATTTTCAGCCCTGTTTCCCGAACGAGACCTCCAAACATTTTAATATTATAAAATATAAAGTTTTTCAACTAGttttgattatattttacaagttcgaattaaaaaCGGCTACATGATCGCCCTAGCCTACTTTCCATCCCTTGGAGCGTTTGAAGGTCCTGCCCCTTCGTTGCCTTCCTCCCTCTTCCGcttctccggcgccgccgcacgcTGCTCCCTCTGTTGCACGCTCACTAGAGCGCGGTGGGCCGTCGCGTCCTCCAGGAGCCGTTGCTGCAGCGCCGCCTCTGGCGTCATCCtcgaccttctccaacatctcgaaggacgcgaggatggccctctgctccgccaCCTTCTCCTCCGGTGTCAGGGGTTTTGGTATCGCAAACAAACACTGGTACCTCGGCAAGACCATTGTGGTTATCGAACCGCTGGGGGCTAGCAGCAACGCTACAGGCTAGTCATGGCCAGGCGACGACGGAGCACACCGACAGTGGCATGACAGAGAGCTAACACAgtgttacccaggttcagggcactCGTGGTGTGGTAAAACCCCTATGTCCTACCTTGGAGTGGTATTGATATCTCTTCGAGAGAGATTATGGTGTTACAAGGTGGTGCCATGGAGAGGCTCTTCCTAGATCTCGATCTGATCTACTCTAACAGGAAGATGATAGATATGCCTTGAATCAGATCGGGATTGGAGCGATCGGGTCCCTTCAAATGGATAGgtaccctctccttatatagaggacTGGCTCTCCTTCTCACAcaaacttgggggaggggtaaccACAAACATGCCACAGGAAGAGGACAACTGTCCCTAGCTACGCGCATGGACACGGTCCATGCCTCGGGAAGAACCTCCGGTCCACATGAGTGGTTGTGGACGATGTCTTTTGAATCCTAAAATTTGATTAGAAGGATAGAAATTCCATGAGGGTGggcaaagaaaaatcaaatcttTTTAATTAGTTCTAGTTTTTTGCAATTTtcttattttattatctattcctTTCGTCTTTttacaaaatatttttttatagaaTGCACATTCAATAAAAAAAATTTATTTTGCAAACTAAAAAATACAATAGTCAATATTCCTTATAATAGATATACTTAATTATATCATAAGAATCttaaaatatttattttgcaaACTATGGAATGGATGCGGATATAGGCTACGagcataaatgcaagaatatgcaAAGCCGGGTATAGAGACTTTTCTTTTAATTGAATCAACAAATATTTTTTTGAATAGAAATTCAATGTATCTAACCTATTATTTCACAAGAGTACTAGTTGCTGAAGACGATTTCAGAAtcaacaaaagaaagaaaattttATCTTATTCTCCCAATTTCAATCGAACACCGCTGAATTTAGTATTTTACATCCCACAATAATTTGCTATAGAGAATTTCTATTAAATAAGATATTATTGCTATAataaattattcttttattttataCATTGTGATCATTACGTTAATGGATTAAGAAAAATGGAAAGAGAGGGATTCGAACCCTCGGTAAACAAAATTCTACATAGCAGTTCCAATGCTACGCCTTCAACCGCTCGGCCATCTCTCCTACATAATCTTATTATGGAAAATAAACTGAGTGATCGAATAGCGAGGGTTCTTATTCCTGCAGGACATGTACAATAGCAACTGCTCGGGGGTTCCATAGTTCTATTGGAAAAATCCCTTTTGATGTAAGTCGAAGGATCTTAGGATATTTTTTTACTAGGAATTGTGCTCCTTATAAAATTCGGGTTTTCCCGCAACCAATGAAAAATAGAAtggaagaattcttcttatggcataataaaataagaaaaccttagaattATGTTTCTATAAAGTATACTACACCATATTATCGAAATCAAAACAGGGTATGTATGAGACAATTAATGACTTTGAAAACACGAAATAGTTGATGAGAGAAGTTGTTGTTGAGAAATAGGAAAGTGGAATGAAATCTAGTATTAGCCAAATATTTATTATCTCTTCTAGTCCAAGCGGAAGGAAAAGGGTACAATTACAATTTGAGCTGAGGGGAAGATTCATATCTCTTCTATCTATTTAAAGTATATGGATTTAGAGCATATAGATTGATCTATTTCTAAGAATCATAtgtgtttgtttgtttttatGTTATTTTGTGAAGGAATGAAAACAATTATATATGGAATGGGTTGGGAAT from Lolium rigidum isolate FL_2022 chromosome 4, APGP_CSIRO_Lrig_0.1, whole genome shotgun sequence encodes the following:
- the LOC124647683 gene encoding transcription factor APG-like, which codes for MLLLRRSQQPGNDLPELLWQNGPALQRTAAAPFPPFASSAAGTSTSGRAPELTTHHPASATAMRDLLGAPDDDAVPWLHYPVMGGVDDDDSDTAPLPPEYCSTLLSGYPDLPAAVAGRDAGGAPSTSHCAVAVPPPMPEPAVPRHQQQQARPSGEGIMNFTFFSRPLQRAPPPANERASAAAAPSNPVESTVLQASASRLRSTPLFSEQRMAWLQPPKDSRATVAPVPPPPPPPTPPVPIRQGEASAALAHRVQPEARAALERAPPQPPATATTSSVCSDNVDRSQLKRSSSSHQAPEWSVSQEDEDLDDEAGGLRRSASRSTKRGRTAEVHNMSERRRRDRINEKMRALQELIPNCNKIDKASMLEEAIEYLKTLQLQVQMMSTMGTAGLCMPPMLAMQHMQMQMPPMAHFHHHHLGPMGYGMGAFDPRLAAAAAGAAQFPYPMIPGMPMFGHGPAMPSPAPPFPQQAAAAGAQMAAGDDEAAAQAEQQTSGDHPQVPGAM